A segment of the Thiohalospira halophila DSM 15071 genome:
GATGCGGTCAGCCGGGTCTGGGATGTCTCCCCGTTGGATATCGAGGCCGCCCCGAACTTCGGCGGCCAGATCCGGACCGACTTCATCGAGGGCATGGCCAAGGTCGGCGAGGACGGCTTCGTCATCCTCCTGGATATCGACCGCATGCTCTCCATGGAGGACGTGGAGCAGCTCGGCCGGATGGCGGGCCAGGTGGATTCAGCCTCCATCCCGCCGGCCAGTGAGGAAGAGTCCGGCTGAAGGCGGCTCAGCCCCGCGTGGTCGCCGGCTCCGCTGCGAGGAAGTCGAGGATCGGTGCCCACTGCTCCACATCCGCCGCCGCGGCCCCCGGGGCCAGGTCGTGAATCCCCAGCCCCTGGTCGGCGGCGGTGAGGTAGTTGCGTGACTCCCGCAGGGTGGTCAGGAAGGGCATGCCCAGGGCCCCCAGGAAGCGCTCCAGGTCGCGGTAGCTGAGCATCCGGGTCCGCGCCCGGTTGGCGACTACTGCGATGCGGGTGCGCTGGCGGGAGACGCGGTCGTTGATGAGCAGCTCGTGGATGAAGTGGGCCGCCGCGCGAATATCCATGGGCGAGGGCAGGACCGGGACGAGGATGGTATCGGCCCGGGCCAGCTCACCGCGCAGCGCCGCATTCCGATGGCCGCCCGGGGTATCCAGGATCAGGGTGTCGGTCTCCGGTGGCCGTTGCGGCGCCCGTTCGGAGACCGCCATCCCCCGGATGGCGGGGAAGCTGCGCGGCCTTGCCCGCAGCCACTCCAGGCTGGAGCGCTGGGCATCCATGTCCGCCAGGGTAACCCGCTGGCCCTGCCGGGCCAGCGCCGCGGCAAGGTTGGTTGCCACTGTGCTCTTGCCCGCACCGCCCTTGGCATTGGCCACGGCTATCCGCAGCAGCGGGGGGGCTGAATGTTCGTCTTGTGAAGCCATGACCCGGATCCTATCAGGAATGCGCTGGGGGCGGCCGAATGGATTAGTGCACAATAATTACATGTTTACCAAGAGAGTCGGGTGGACGAGGAGCGAATGAGTCACGATCAGAGCCTGATGCGGCTGGCCGCGCTGGCCGCCGGCAATGCCGAAAACGAAGAGCCCCTCCTGGACGCCATGCTGGCGGAGATTGCAAGGGCGATCGGGGTCTCGCGGGCGGGGATCTGGCTCTTGGATCCCCGGGCGGAATGGTTGGTACTTCGGGCCCTCCATGTGGTTGGAGACGAGAGTACCGATGTCGTCGACCTCCGGGGCGTCCAGTGTCCGGAGTACTTTCGCCACATCGCTTCGGGGGAGACGCTGGAGCTATCCCGGCTGGAGGGTCTGGAGAGTGGTATAGGGACACGGCTGGAGGTCGCTAGGAGTGCAGGCATGGACGCCCTGCTGGATGTACCGCTCTTCATGGGAGGGCAGTGGATCGGTGTCCTGTTCTGTGAGTATCGGGGTGGGTCCCGGCACTGGAGCGCTGCAGAGCGCACCTTCCTGGGAAGTGCGGATGATCTTGTGGCGCTGGTGCTGGAGGCGGAGCGTTATCGAAGCGGCGAACAGCAGCAGGAGCGCCAGCATGCCCGGCTCCGGGCGTTGAGCGACGCCCTGCGCAGTGGAGTTACCATAGAGAACGAGGTTGGCCGGGTCGTCCATGCCAACCCGGTGGCGCAGGCCTTCATGGAGTCGGCCGGAATCGAGGAGCCTGTGGGGATGTTGTGCGAGGAGATCGTGAAGCATCTCGCACCTCTTGTTGCCGAAGAGGAGGGCTGGAGCGCGCGGATCATGGGGATCATCCACACCGGGGAGCCTGTGCATGGGATGCCGCTCCACCTCCGGGATGGTCGGGAATTCGAGGTCGACCACGTTCCGGTAAACGATGACGCCGGACAGCCCCTCGGGCACATCTGGCAGTATCACGAAGTTACGCCCTATCGGCGGGCGGAGGGCTCCCTGCGCCGCCAGCGGAATCTCTACCATGCCCTTAGCGAGATGCACCGCGGTATCCTCCACAGCAAGGGGATCGAGTTCCCTCTAGAGCTGGCCTGTCGGGTAGCCGTGGAATACGCCGGCCTGACGCTGGCCTGGATAGGTGAGGTGGACCCGGAGACCCTGTGGGTGAAGGTCGTCACGGCGTACGGGAAGGCCAGCGATTATGCGAGGAGCATCCGTATCTCCGCCGATCCTGCGAAACCGGAGGGACGGGGCCCGGGTGGGCGCGCGCTGAACTCGTGGGAGACGGTGGTCATTGGCGATATCGGGGAGGATCGCCGCCTCGCACCGTGGCACCCGTATACGGAGCGCTACGAGCTGCGAAGCGTCGCCTCCATTCCCATGCCCACGCCCCCCAGCCGGGGACCCATGGTCTTCAATGTCTATGCCGCCGAACCGGGCTATTTCGACAGTGCCACCATTGCGCTGGTCGAGGGTCTGGCCGGTAGCGTGGTCGAGGCGTTCGCCGGGCGCCAGGTTAATGCCCCGGACTGAGTATCACTACCCCTCCCAGTACTCGGTGTGGACCAGCTCCTCCAGCGGGCGGCGTCGGTCCCAGCCCTCCTGCTCCAGCATGGGCCGGTCGTAGAAGGCCTCCACGTGGCCCAGGCAGAGCAGGGCCACGGGCCGGCCGCCCTCGGGGATGGCCAGTTCCCGGCGCAGCGCCTCGGGGTCGAAGAGGGAGACCCAGCCCATGCCGAGCCCCTCGGCCCGGGCGGCCAGCCAGAGGTTCTGGATGGCGCAGGCCACCGAGGCCAGGTCCATCTCCGGTAGCGTCCGCCGACCGAAGATGTGCCCCTCCCGGTCCGGCATCAGCGCGGCGGCCAGAAGCTCGCCGGATTCCCGCACCCCCTCCACCTTGAGCCGCAGGAACTCGTCCCGGCGCTCGTCCAGGGCGTCTGCGGTGCGCTGGCGCTCCGCCTCCACCAGGGCGTGGATGGCCTCCCGCCGGTCCGGGTCGGTGATCCGGATGAACCGCCAGGGCTGCATGTAGCCCACGCTCGGGGCCCGATGGGCCGCCTCCAGCAGCCGCTGCAGGGTCTCCGGATCCACCGGGTCGGGCCGGAAGTGGCGCATGTCCCGCCGCTCCTCGATGGCGCGGTAGACGGCGGCGCGTTCGTCGTCGCTGAAATCGGTCATGGGGCTGGGTGGTCTCCTTGCTGGCCCGGGGTGAGAGGAGGGCAGTGGATCCCCTGGGCGGCGAGCCAGGGCAGGAGGTCCGGGAGGCGGACATAGCCGCGCAGGCGATGGGTGACCCGGCCCTCCGCGTCGACGAAGAGGGTCCACGGGGTAGCGGGGACCCCGCCCACGGCAGCGACCAGGCCCTCGCTACCACCCACCGCCGGGAGTTCCACCTCGGCGGCCCGGAGGACGCGCCGGTAGCCGGGGCGGTCGCCGTGGATCCCCACGCCCACCGCCCGGATCGCCTCCGGGCAGGCGGCGGTGAGCCGGTCCACCGCCCGGAGCTGACGTACGCACCACGGGCAGCGGGGCTCGAAGAGGACCACCAGGGCGGGGCCGCGGGCCAGCGAGCGGAGGTCCCGCCGCTCGCCGTCCCGAAGGTCGGGCAGGGCCAGCGCCGGTAGCTCCGCCGCGGGGACGGGGGTCGCCGCCAGCAGGAGCAGGACGGCGAGGAGGCGTCGCATCAGAATTCCGCCCGCAGCCCCGCGTAGACCACCCGGCCACGGAGCGGCGCGTAGATGTGGGCAACGTCGAAGGCGGCCTCCTCGCCACTGCCAGCCTCGCCCTCGTAGAAGAGCGGGGTCTCTTCATCGCCGGCCTGGGTGTAGTCGAAGAGGTTGTTTACGCCCAGGTAGGCCGAGAAGGTCTCATCCAGCTCCCGGGCCAGCCGCAGGTCGATGGTGAACCAGGCCGGGGCGTCGGTCTCCTTGGGATCGCGGAGTTCGCCTTCGTCGACTTCGCCGTTGTCGTTGGCGTCGTCCCAGCGGTTGTAGCGGCCACCGTAACCGTAAT
Coding sequences within it:
- a CDS encoding TlpA family protein disulfide reductase; its protein translation is MRRLLAVLLLLAATPVPAAELPALALPDLRDGERRDLRSLARGPALVVLFEPRCPWCVRQLRAVDRLTAACPEAIRAVGVGIHGDRPGYRRVLRAAEVELPAVGGSEGLVAAVGGVPATPWTLFVDAEGRVTHRLRGYVRLPDLLPWLAAQGIHCPPLTPGQQGDHPAP
- a CDS encoding ParA family protein, translated to MASQDEHSAPPLLRIAVANAKGGAGKSTVATNLAAALARQGQRVTLADMDAQRSSLEWLRARPRSFPAIRGMAVSERAPQRPPETDTLILDTPGGHRNAALRGELARADTILVPVLPSPMDIRAAAHFIHELLINDRVSRQRTRIAVVANRARTRMLSYRDLERFLGALGMPFLTTLRESRNYLTAADQGLGIHDLAPGAAAADVEQWAPILDFLAAEPATTRG
- a CDS encoding GAF domain-containing protein, giving the protein MSHDQSLMRLAALAAGNAENEEPLLDAMLAEIARAIGVSRAGIWLLDPRAEWLVLRALHVVGDESTDVVDLRGVQCPEYFRHIASGETLELSRLEGLESGIGTRLEVARSAGMDALLDVPLFMGGQWIGVLFCEYRGGSRHWSAAERTFLGSADDLVALVLEAERYRSGEQQQERQHARLRALSDALRSGVTIENEVGRVVHANPVAQAFMESAGIEEPVGMLCEEIVKHLAPLVAEEEGWSARIMGIIHTGEPVHGMPLHLRDGREFEVDHVPVNDDAGQPLGHIWQYHEVTPYRRAEGSLRRQRNLYHALSEMHRGILHSKGIEFPLELACRVAVEYAGLTLAWIGEVDPETLWVKVVTAYGKASDYARSIRISADPAKPEGRGPGGRALNSWETVVIGDIGEDRRLAPWHPYTERYELRSVASIPMPTPPSRGPMVFNVYAAEPGYFDSATIALVEGLAGSVVEAFAGRQVNAPD
- the bluB gene encoding 5,6-dimethylbenzimidazole synthase, which encodes MTDFSDDERAAVYRAIEERRDMRHFRPDPVDPETLQRLLEAAHRAPSVGYMQPWRFIRITDPDRREAIHALVEAERQRTADALDERRDEFLRLKVEGVRESGELLAAALMPDREGHIFGRRTLPEMDLASVACAIQNLWLAARAEGLGMGWVSLFDPEALRRELAIPEGGRPVALLCLGHVEAFYDRPMLEQEGWDRRRPLEELVHTEYWEG